Proteins from one Stigmatella aurantiaca genomic window:
- a CDS encoding zf-HC2 domain-containing protein, whose translation MTCESGEAKRALQALFQGELDAEGHARLRTHAKACAACGTAYEKLSRVESALEQRVLPVGRERLLEAQVLSRVKGAEQAAAPARAPFWSWWKLALPVAAAAAVAVVVLPRAQPGTGEAEWQARAGAGGQAFGVRAFCITPEGKVAGEALPGGALACPEGAAVQFSYTAPGQARLSVASRTPSGELLQFFPREGDAVPVAPGVDVPLAYSTPVQGGWLSQPLEVRARFTDERGTLLGETQVTLTPVK comes from the coding sequence ATGACGTGCGAGAGTGGGGAGGCGAAGAGAGCGCTCCAGGCGCTGTTCCAAGGAGAGCTGGACGCGGAAGGCCACGCGCGCTTGCGCACGCATGCGAAGGCCTGTGCCGCGTGTGGCACGGCCTACGAGAAGCTCTCCCGCGTGGAGTCCGCGCTGGAGCAGCGCGTGTTGCCCGTGGGCCGCGAGCGTCTGCTGGAGGCGCAGGTGCTCTCGCGCGTGAAGGGCGCGGAGCAGGCCGCCGCGCCGGCGCGTGCTCCGTTCTGGAGCTGGTGGAAGCTGGCGCTGCCCGTGGCGGCGGCGGCGGCCGTGGCCGTGGTGGTGCTGCCCCGGGCGCAGCCCGGCACCGGCGAGGCGGAGTGGCAGGCGCGCGCGGGCGCCGGTGGACAGGCGTTCGGGGTGCGTGCGTTCTGCATTACCCCCGAGGGCAAGGTGGCCGGGGAAGCCTTGCCCGGGGGCGCGCTGGCCTGTCCGGAGGGCGCGGCGGTGCAGTTCAGCTACACGGCGCCGGGGCAGGCGCGGTTGTCGGTGGCCAGCCGGACGCCCTCGGGGGAGCTGCTCCAGTTCTTCCCGCGGGAGGGGGACGCGGTGCCGGTGGCGCCGGGCGTGGATGTGCCCCTGGCCTACAGCACGCCGGTGCAGGGCGGATGGCTCTCCCAGCCCCTGGAGGTGCGGGCGCGCTTCACGGATGAGCGCGGGACGCTGCTGGGCGAGACGCAGGTGACGCTGACGCCGGTGAAGTAG
- a CDS encoding RNA polymerase sigma factor, which yields MAWEWDQERLRRFREGAPDVLGEVFRAHSEGLARMLRGAAFRGRGYSHLRSALEVENTVLETFARAFEPRTRMAYDGVRPYGQFLMGIARNVVLEELRSREVVAGLGPQHEDSALDWESGAEGTGENLEQMLEDREVEALLKDFKEGLSEQERALFELRFSEGLAQETAAERVGLTRIQVRRREKGLKLRLLEFLQERGYLQGVQAKGWGFLKRSGDG from the coding sequence ATGGCGTGGGAGTGGGACCAGGAGCGATTGCGGCGCTTCCGGGAGGGCGCACCGGACGTGCTCGGGGAGGTATTCCGCGCGCATTCCGAGGGGCTGGCCCGGATGCTGCGGGGCGCGGCCTTCCGGGGGAGGGGCTACTCCCACCTGCGAAGTGCCCTCGAGGTGGAGAACACGGTGTTGGAGACCTTTGCCCGCGCCTTCGAGCCCCGGACGCGGATGGCGTACGACGGGGTGCGTCCTTATGGACAGTTCCTCATGGGCATCGCGCGCAACGTGGTGCTCGAGGAGCTGCGCTCGCGCGAGGTGGTGGCGGGGCTGGGCCCTCAGCACGAGGACAGCGCGCTCGACTGGGAGTCGGGAGCCGAGGGCACGGGGGAGAACCTGGAGCAGATGCTGGAGGACCGCGAGGTCGAAGCGCTGCTGAAGGACTTCAAGGAAGGGCTCTCCGAGCAGGAGCGGGCGCTGTTCGAGTTGCGGTTCTCGGAAGGGCTGGCGCAGGAGACCGCCGCGGAGCGGGTGGGCCTCACGCGCATCCAGGTCCGCCGGAGGGAGAAAGGGCTCAAGCTGCGGCTGCTCGAGTTTCTGCAGGAGCGTGGGTACCTGCAAGGCGTCCAGGCGAAAGGCTGGGGCTTCTTGAAGAGGAGTGGGGACGGATGA
- a CDS encoding Ig domain-containing protein: MNLRWSLLGWVVLCGLGATACLFDPNLSRFERCGTNGTCRSGYTCFTDEAVCLPDCGVQGACEVADPPPGEEPDGGPLPDGGAPTDGGLPPDGGEDAGIPTRKPLRWVTQSLSLATEATPYAQVLEVEGGVPPYTFRTVGSLPPGFKLRQNVLEAEDKHSAGVFDVALEVKDSATPPATLRKEDFILTVRTLLRLAGPVTLVNGYSGIAYTERVYATGGVAPYVFKMESGSALPPALSLQDGGTLSGTPNSTTGVKSYRVRVTDSGNPPQIAIRDLSLDVAIPPIALLREIATQSLPDGRVGTPYHYVLKASDGMPTWSVSKGTLPSGLRLNSSTGLLEGTPDKAGTEIFTLSTSGLFVQNREFRITVY; this comes from the coding sequence ATGAACCTGCGCTGGAGCCTCCTGGGGTGGGTGGTGCTCTGCGGGCTGGGCGCGACGGCCTGCCTGTTCGATCCCAACCTCTCCCGCTTCGAGCGGTGCGGCACCAACGGCACCTGCCGCAGCGGCTACACCTGCTTCACGGACGAGGCCGTCTGCCTGCCGGACTGTGGCGTCCAGGGGGCGTGCGAAGTCGCGGACCCGCCCCCCGGGGAGGAGCCGGACGGCGGACCGCTCCCGGACGGAGGGGCCCCCACGGATGGCGGACTTCCGCCGGACGGAGGCGAAGACGCGGGCATTCCCACGCGCAAGCCCCTGCGTTGGGTGACGCAGAGCCTGAGCCTGGCCACCGAGGCAACGCCGTACGCCCAGGTGCTGGAAGTGGAAGGGGGCGTGCCGCCCTACACGTTCCGGACCGTGGGCAGCTTGCCCCCGGGGTTCAAGCTCAGACAGAACGTCCTCGAAGCGGAGGACAAGCACTCGGCGGGCGTCTTCGACGTGGCGCTGGAGGTGAAGGACTCGGCCACGCCCCCCGCGACGCTCCGGAAAGAGGATTTCATCCTGACCGTGCGGACCCTGCTGCGGCTGGCGGGGCCGGTCACCCTCGTGAATGGCTACAGCGGCATCGCCTACACAGAGCGCGTGTACGCCACGGGAGGCGTCGCGCCCTATGTCTTCAAGATGGAGAGCGGCAGCGCGCTTCCCCCCGCGCTGTCACTTCAAGACGGTGGCACCCTCTCGGGAACCCCCAACAGCACCACGGGGGTGAAGTCCTACCGGGTGCGGGTCACCGACTCGGGAAATCCCCCGCAGATCGCCATCCGGGACCTCTCCCTCGACGTCGCGATACCGCCCATCGCGCTTCTGAGGGAGATCGCCACCCAGTCCCTGCCCGATGGGCGGGTGGGGACGCCGTACCACTACGTGCTCAAGGCCTCGGACGGGATGCCCACCTGGTCCGTGTCGAAGGGCACCTTGCCCAGCGGCCTCCGGTTGAATTCCTCCACGGGGCTCCTGGAGGGCACGCCGGACAAGGCCGGCACCGAGATCTTCACCCTCTCGACGAGCGGCCTGTTCGTGCAGAACCGCGAGTTCCGAATCACCGTGTACTGA
- a CDS encoding response regulator, whose amino-acid sequence MRHVLIVSPHRASRELLLRFLSEPELAVGAAEDADAALASLASTPPSVVVVDLRRPDEDHPLFLALLRKRYPAQAVIALIPGSLRIFDGSHERVLEVRDDSAEGLHRLLSALKQAVGEVLAHHLLRVFRPPVGQA is encoded by the coding sequence ATGCGGCATGTCCTCATCGTCAGCCCTCACCGCGCCTCGCGCGAACTGCTCCTGCGCTTCCTCTCGGAGCCGGAGCTCGCCGTGGGCGCCGCCGAGGACGCCGACGCGGCGCTGGCCTCCCTGGCCTCCACGCCCCCGTCCGTCGTGGTGGTGGACTTGCGAAGGCCCGATGAGGACCACCCGCTGTTCCTGGCCCTGCTGCGCAAGCGCTACCCCGCGCAAGCCGTCATCGCGCTCATCCCCGGCAGCCTGCGCATCTTCGATGGGAGCCACGAGCGGGTGCTGGAGGTGAGGGATGACTCGGCCGAGGGGCTGCACCGGCTCCTGAGCGCGCTGAAGCAGGCGGTGGGCGAGGTGCTGGCCCACCACCTGCTCCGGGTGTTCCGCCCCCCGGTGGGCCAGGCCTGA
- the rmuC gene encoding DNA recombination protein RmuC, with amino-acid sequence MALALALVLLLAGSLLGAGLTWLLLQGRLQHETRLVRMEGEAERATLAERLRGREGELQELRRALDAERLRVRQLQEVRTGLEVRLSALQSATDEERRAMEEKLALLTEARDALAQSFKALSADALRMNSQSFLEMAQLQLSRFQEGARADLTQRERSIEAMVKPLRESLEKVDAQVNQLEQARAQAYGGLAQQLQSLASTQEALRAETASLVGALRAPTVRGRWGEIQLRRVVELAGMVECCDFVQQETVTNERGRLRPDMVVRLPGNKSVVVDSKAPLQAYLEALDLRDEGARLVKLREHAAQTRAHLKALGDKAYWEQFPSAPEFVVMFLPGETFFSAALEQDPALIEAGVDRRVILATPTTLIALLRAVAYGWSQENVARNAHDIRELGRSLYDRIRTLARHFGDLGRNLDRAVDAYNTTVGSLEVRVLPGARRFKELGAATGEDVPVLPTLDTVARPLRAPELEPPVAERTGLPEN; translated from the coding sequence ATGGCCCTCGCTCTTGCCCTCGTCCTGCTCCTCGCCGGAAGCCTGCTCGGCGCCGGTCTGACGTGGCTGCTCCTCCAGGGGCGGCTCCAGCACGAGACGCGCCTCGTCCGCATGGAGGGCGAGGCCGAACGGGCCACCCTGGCCGAGCGGCTGCGCGGCCGGGAAGGGGAGCTTCAGGAGCTGCGCCGGGCGCTGGATGCCGAGCGGCTCCGGGTCCGGCAGCTCCAGGAGGTCCGCACGGGGCTGGAGGTGCGGCTGTCCGCGCTCCAGTCCGCCACGGACGAGGAGCGCCGCGCCATGGAGGAGAAGCTGGCGCTGCTCACCGAGGCCCGGGACGCGCTGGCCCAGTCCTTCAAGGCGCTCTCCGCGGACGCGCTGCGGATGAACAGCCAGTCCTTCCTGGAGATGGCCCAGCTCCAGCTCTCGCGCTTCCAGGAGGGGGCCCGCGCGGACCTCACCCAGCGCGAGCGCTCCATCGAGGCGATGGTGAAGCCCCTGCGCGAGTCCCTGGAGAAGGTGGATGCGCAGGTGAACCAGCTGGAGCAGGCGCGGGCCCAGGCCTACGGGGGGCTGGCCCAGCAGCTCCAGTCCCTCGCCTCCACCCAGGAGGCCCTGCGCGCCGAGACGGCCAGCCTCGTGGGCGCCCTGCGCGCCCCCACCGTGCGCGGGCGGTGGGGGGAGATTCAGCTGCGGCGCGTGGTGGAGCTGGCCGGCATGGTGGAGTGCTGTGACTTCGTCCAGCAGGAGACCGTCACGAACGAGCGCGGGCGCCTGCGCCCGGACATGGTGGTGCGCCTGCCCGGCAACAAGAGCGTGGTGGTGGACTCCAAGGCCCCGCTCCAGGCGTACCTGGAGGCGCTGGATCTGCGCGACGAGGGCGCCCGCCTGGTGAAGCTGCGCGAGCACGCCGCGCAGACGCGCGCCCACCTCAAGGCGCTGGGGGACAAGGCCTACTGGGAGCAATTCCCCTCCGCGCCGGAGTTCGTGGTGATGTTCCTGCCGGGGGAGACGTTCTTCAGCGCCGCGCTGGAGCAGGACCCGGCCCTCATCGAGGCAGGGGTGGACCGGCGGGTCATTCTCGCCACGCCCACCACCCTCATCGCCCTGCTTCGCGCGGTGGCTTATGGGTGGAGCCAGGAGAACGTGGCGCGCAACGCCCATGACATCCGCGAGCTGGGCCGCTCGCTGTATGACCGGATTCGCACGCTGGCGCGCCACTTCGGCGACCTGGGCCGCAACCTGGACCGCGCCGTGGATGCGTACAACACCACCGTGGGCTCGCTGGAGGTGCGCGTGCTGCCCGGGGCCCGGCGCTTCAAGGAGCTGGGCGCCGCCACGGGCGAGGATGTGCCCGTGCTGCCCACGCTGGACACCGTGGCCCGCCCGCTGCGTGCCCCGGAGCTGGAGCCCCCCGTTGCCGAGCGGACGGGCTTGCCGGAGAACTGA
- a CDS encoding DEAD/DEAH box helicase family protein, with protein MTTELHFDCGTLVAPALPEDGPLRALFQKDGRTGVFRAAAWRYREVVLRLRELEAPYQDKARRFEPLEVALTTPIEPFPHQREALEAWTQAGGRGLVELPTGAGKTLLAVLAIAQVKRPTLVVVPTLDLMAQWQSVLARHLGVPVGLLGGGVNDRQPLTVTTYDSAMAQTEFHGNRFGLLICDECHHLPAPSYRFIAEGSLAPYRLGLSATLERADGGERVCEELLGPRVYRADIRELQGRYLAPYEVRRIEVPLSPDEKARYDEARARYLGFVRKNGIALSAPEGWARFLAQSQRSDEGRAAYRGYREQRRIALTSAAKMEVLWRLLLEHREDRVLVFTDDNETVYTLARKLLLPVITHHTPVPERKALLSAFASGELPVLLTSRVLNEGVDVPEARVGVVLSGSGSVREHVQRLGRILRQRPGKRALLYEVCSAQTAESGISERRRQHSAYQDGEPC; from the coding sequence ATGACGACCGAGCTTCACTTCGACTGCGGCACCCTGGTGGCCCCGGCCCTGCCGGAGGACGGGCCCCTGCGCGCGCTCTTCCAGAAGGACGGGCGCACGGGGGTGTTCCGGGCGGCGGCCTGGCGCTACCGGGAGGTGGTGCTGCGGCTGCGCGAGCTGGAGGCCCCTTATCAGGACAAAGCCCGGCGCTTCGAGCCGCTGGAGGTGGCGCTCACCACGCCCATCGAGCCCTTTCCGCACCAGCGCGAGGCGCTCGAGGCCTGGACGCAGGCCGGAGGCCGGGGGCTGGTGGAGCTGCCCACGGGGGCGGGAAAAACCCTGCTGGCGGTGCTGGCCATCGCCCAGGTGAAGCGGCCCACGCTGGTGGTGGTGCCCACGCTGGACTTGATGGCGCAGTGGCAGTCGGTGCTGGCCCGGCACCTGGGCGTACCCGTGGGGCTCCTGGGCGGCGGGGTGAACGACCGGCAGCCGCTGACGGTGACGACGTACGACTCGGCGATGGCGCAGACGGAGTTCCACGGCAACCGGTTCGGCCTGCTCATCTGCGACGAGTGCCACCACCTGCCCGCGCCCAGCTACCGCTTCATCGCGGAGGGCTCGCTGGCCCCGTACCGGCTGGGCCTGTCCGCCACGCTGGAGCGCGCGGACGGGGGCGAGCGCGTGTGCGAGGAGCTGCTGGGCCCCCGCGTGTACCGGGCGGACATCCGCGAGCTGCAGGGCCGCTACCTCGCGCCGTACGAGGTGCGCCGCATCGAGGTGCCCCTGTCTCCGGACGAGAAGGCCCGGTACGACGAGGCCCGGGCGCGCTACCTGGGCTTCGTGCGCAAGAACGGCATCGCGCTGAGCGCCCCGGAGGGCTGGGCGCGCTTCCTGGCGCAGAGCCAGCGCAGCGACGAGGGGCGCGCGGCCTACCGGGGCTACCGGGAGCAGCGGCGCATCGCGCTGACGTCGGCCGCCAAGATGGAGGTGCTGTGGCGGCTGCTGCTGGAGCACCGCGAGGACCGGGTGCTCGTCTTCACCGACGACAACGAGACGGTGTACACGCTGGCGCGAAAGCTCCTGCTGCCCGTCATCACCCACCACACGCCCGTGCCCGAGCGCAAGGCGCTCCTCTCGGCCTTCGCGAGCGGGGAGCTGCCGGTGCTGCTCACCTCGCGCGTGCTCAACGAGGGGGTGGACGTGCCCGAGGCGCGCGTGGGGGTGGTGCTCAGCGGCAGCGGCAGCGTGCGCGAGCACGTGCAGCGGCTGGGCCGCATCCTGCGCCAGCGGCCGGGAAAACGCGCCCTGCTGTACGAGGTGTGCTCGGCGCAGACGGCGGAGAGCGGCATCAGCGAGCGGCGGCGGCAGCACAGCGCCTACCAGGACGGTGAGCCGTGCTGA